The DNA region GATCGCGGGTGGCTCCTCGGAAATGGACAGGATGGAATCGGTCAGCAGTAAGGTATGCGATCGGCGGTGAAACAGGGCGACCTCCGCAAAGGATCCACGACCCAGATTGATATCCAGTACTGCATAATCAAATTCGTCGGCAAACGGAACCTGATGGTTGTCTTCTGGTAATTCTTGGGTTCGTTTTGCCGGAAATCCCAGCCAACTGAGCGGCAGATTAACCGGGTAACTCCACTGATGGGGAGCGACATACACCTGAGCCTGGGGAAACTGACGGGCAAATGGCCCCACAAAGACTTTATGCTCTAATCCCGAACTGGTGGGCAGAATAATGTATTTCACAGGCCCATATTCGGCAACCAGGGCTTCTACTTCGCGAATGCATTCCCGGGTTGGGGCGATCGGCGCATATATCAGCAATCCCCCAGCTTCCAGTCGGATCACCGTCATGCGAATTGGCACTACGGCATATAGTAAACCTTGCAGTTGGTCAAAGCTCCAGATCCAGTCTTCTACCATCTCCCGGCAAACCGTCCGCCGTTTACCGTGGGGATAGAGGGGCACCAGTGGCCAGAAGGGCCATGACCAATCTCTGGCCTGATGCAGCGAATGAAGTGAATATTTGTGTCGTTTC from Leptodesmis sichuanensis A121 includes:
- a CDS encoding DUF4336 domain-containing protein, giving the protein MKRHKYSLHSLHQARDWSWPFWPLVPLYPHGKRRTVCREMVEDWIWSFDQLQGLLYAVVPIRMTVIRLEAGGLLIYAPIAPTRECIREVEALVAEYGPVKYIILPTSSGLEHKVFVGPFARQFPQAQVYVAPHQWSYPVNLPLSWLGFPAKRTQELPEDNHQVPFADEFDYAVLDINLGRGSFAEVALFHRRSHTLLLTDSILSISEEPPAIVQLEPYPLLFHARDSALEPIVDTPENRRKGWQRIALFATYFRPSAVERLSLKQALQNLLQAHDRSLKAYLGFMPWRWQENWQQSFEALRGQGRPFVAPILQILILVQAPQQVLEWCDRVAQWDFHQIIPCHFDAPIAATSKEFRQAFAFLQQASDGHSQPFPLAEQDFAFLKALEATLIRYGIATPAKPKK